One Peromyscus leucopus breed LL Stock chromosome 6, UCI_PerLeu_2.1, whole genome shotgun sequence genomic region harbors:
- the Rpe65 gene encoding retinoid isomerohydrolase isoform X2, protein MSIQIEHPAGGYKKLFETVEELSSPLTAHVTGIIPLWLAGSLLRCGPGLFEVGSEPFYHLFDGQALLHKFDFKEGQVTYHRRFIRTDAYVRAMTEKRIVITEFGTCAFPDPCKNIFSRFFSYFRGVEVTDNALVNIYPVGEDYYACTETNFITKINPETLETIKKVDLCNYVSVNGATAHPHIESDGTVYNIGNCFGKNFSVAYNIVKIPPLQANKEDPINKSEIVVQFPCSDRFKPSYVHSFGLTPNYIVFVETPVKINLFKFLSSWSLWGANYMDCFESNESMGVWLHVADKKRRKYFNNKYRTSPFNLFHHINTYEDNGFLIVDLCCWKGFEFVYNYLYLANLRENWEEVKRNAMKAPQPEVRRYVLPLTINKADTGRNLVTLAHTTATAILCSDETIWLEPEVLFSGPRQAFEFPQINYQKYGGKPYTYAYGLGLNHFVPDKLCKLNVKTKEIWMWQEPESYPSEPIFVSHPEALEEDDGVVLSVVVSPGAGQKPAYLLILNAKDLSEVARAEVETNIPVTFHGLFKRS, encoded by the exons ATGTCTATCCA AATTGAACATCCTGCTGGTGGCTATAAGAAGCTATTTGAAACTGTGGAGGAACTGTCATCACCACTAACAGCTCATGTCACAG GTATAATTCCCCTCTGGCTTGCTGGCAGTCTCCTTCGATGTGGGCCAGGGCTCTTTGAAGTTGGATCCGAGCCCTTCTATCACCTGTTTGATGGACAAGCTCTTTTGCATAAGTTTGACTTTAAGGAGGGCCAAGTCACATACCATAGGAG ATTCATCCGCACTGATGCTTATGTTCGGGCAATGACTGAGAAGAGGATTGTTATAACAGAATTTGGCACCTGTGCTTTCCCAGACCCCTGCAAGAATATATTTTCCAG gtttttttcttACTTTCGAGGAGTGGAGGTTACTGACAATGCCCTTGTAAATATCTACCCAGTGGGAGAAGATTACTATGCCTGTACAGAGACTAACTTTATCACAAAAATTAACCCAGAGACCCTGGAGACAATTAAGAAG GTTGATCTTTGCAACTATGTCTCAGTCAATGGCGCCACTGCTCATCCACATATTGAAAGTGATGGAACTGTTTACAATATTGGCAACTGCTTTGGGAAAAATTTTTCAGTTGCCTACAACATTGTTAAGATTCCTCCACTGCAAGCAA ACAAGGAAGACCCAATAAACAAGTCAGAGATTGTTGTACAGTTCCCCTGCAGTGATCGGTTCAAGCCATCTTATGTACACAG TTTTGGTCTGACTCCAAACTATATTGTTTTTGTGGAGACTCCAGTCAAAATTAATCTTTTCAAGTTTCTTTCTTCGTGGAGTCTTTGGGGAGCGAACTACATGGATTGTTTTGAGTCCAATGAAAGCATGGGG GTTTGGCTTCATGTTGctgacaaaaaaagaagaaaatacttcaATAATAAATACAGGACCTCCCCTTTCAATCTCTTTCATCATATCAATACTTATGAAGACAATGGGTTTCTGATTGTGGATCTCTGTTGCTGGAAAGG GTTTGAATTTGTTTATAATTACTTATATTTAGCCAATTTGCGTGAGAACTGGGAAGAAGTGAAAAGAAATGCCATGAAGGCACCTCAGCCTGAAGTGAGGAGATATGTACTTCCTTTGACAATAAACAAG GCTGACACAGGCAGGAATTTAGTCACACTTGCCCACACAACTGCCACAGCAATTCTGTGCAGTGATGAGACCATCTGGCTGGAACCTGAGGTTCTCTTTTCAGGGCCCCGTCAAG CCTTTGAATTTCCTCAAATCAACTATCAGAAATATGGAGGAAAACCTTATACCTATGCATATGGACTTGGGTTGAATCACTTTGTACCAGACAAG CTCTGTAAGCTGAATGTCAAAACTAAAGAAATCTGGATGTGGCAAGAACCAGAATCTTACCCATCTGAACCCATCTTTGTTTCTCATCCAGAAGCCCTGGAAGAGGATGATG GTGTGGTTCTGAGCGTGGTGGTGAGCCCCGGAGCTGGACAAAAGCCTGCATACCTCCTGATTCTAAATGCCAAAGACTTGAGTGAAGTTGCCAGGGCTGAAGTGGAGACTAATATCCCTGTTACCTTCCATGGACTGTTCAAAAGATCATGA
- the Rpe65 gene encoding retinoid isomerohydrolase isoform X1, with translation MEVQKKTHMIGSEGMGPPEQQRWQIEHPAGGYKKLFETVEELSSPLTAHVTGIIPLWLAGSLLRCGPGLFEVGSEPFYHLFDGQALLHKFDFKEGQVTYHRRFIRTDAYVRAMTEKRIVITEFGTCAFPDPCKNIFSRFFSYFRGVEVTDNALVNIYPVGEDYYACTETNFITKINPETLETIKKVDLCNYVSVNGATAHPHIESDGTVYNIGNCFGKNFSVAYNIVKIPPLQANKEDPINKSEIVVQFPCSDRFKPSYVHSFGLTPNYIVFVETPVKINLFKFLSSWSLWGANYMDCFESNESMGVWLHVADKKRRKYFNNKYRTSPFNLFHHINTYEDNGFLIVDLCCWKGFEFVYNYLYLANLRENWEEVKRNAMKAPQPEVRRYVLPLTINKADTGRNLVTLAHTTATAILCSDETIWLEPEVLFSGPRQAFEFPQINYQKYGGKPYTYAYGLGLNHFVPDKLCKLNVKTKEIWMWQEPESYPSEPIFVSHPEALEEDDGVVLSVVVSPGAGQKPAYLLILNAKDLSEVARAEVETNIPVTFHGLFKRS, from the exons AATTGAACATCCTGCTGGTGGCTATAAGAAGCTATTTGAAACTGTGGAGGAACTGTCATCACCACTAACAGCTCATGTCACAG GTATAATTCCCCTCTGGCTTGCTGGCAGTCTCCTTCGATGTGGGCCAGGGCTCTTTGAAGTTGGATCCGAGCCCTTCTATCACCTGTTTGATGGACAAGCTCTTTTGCATAAGTTTGACTTTAAGGAGGGCCAAGTCACATACCATAGGAG ATTCATCCGCACTGATGCTTATGTTCGGGCAATGACTGAGAAGAGGATTGTTATAACAGAATTTGGCACCTGTGCTTTCCCAGACCCCTGCAAGAATATATTTTCCAG gtttttttcttACTTTCGAGGAGTGGAGGTTACTGACAATGCCCTTGTAAATATCTACCCAGTGGGAGAAGATTACTATGCCTGTACAGAGACTAACTTTATCACAAAAATTAACCCAGAGACCCTGGAGACAATTAAGAAG GTTGATCTTTGCAACTATGTCTCAGTCAATGGCGCCACTGCTCATCCACATATTGAAAGTGATGGAACTGTTTACAATATTGGCAACTGCTTTGGGAAAAATTTTTCAGTTGCCTACAACATTGTTAAGATTCCTCCACTGCAAGCAA ACAAGGAAGACCCAATAAACAAGTCAGAGATTGTTGTACAGTTCCCCTGCAGTGATCGGTTCAAGCCATCTTATGTACACAG TTTTGGTCTGACTCCAAACTATATTGTTTTTGTGGAGACTCCAGTCAAAATTAATCTTTTCAAGTTTCTTTCTTCGTGGAGTCTTTGGGGAGCGAACTACATGGATTGTTTTGAGTCCAATGAAAGCATGGGG GTTTGGCTTCATGTTGctgacaaaaaaagaagaaaatacttcaATAATAAATACAGGACCTCCCCTTTCAATCTCTTTCATCATATCAATACTTATGAAGACAATGGGTTTCTGATTGTGGATCTCTGTTGCTGGAAAGG GTTTGAATTTGTTTATAATTACTTATATTTAGCCAATTTGCGTGAGAACTGGGAAGAAGTGAAAAGAAATGCCATGAAGGCACCTCAGCCTGAAGTGAGGAGATATGTACTTCCTTTGACAATAAACAAG GCTGACACAGGCAGGAATTTAGTCACACTTGCCCACACAACTGCCACAGCAATTCTGTGCAGTGATGAGACCATCTGGCTGGAACCTGAGGTTCTCTTTTCAGGGCCCCGTCAAG CCTTTGAATTTCCTCAAATCAACTATCAGAAATATGGAGGAAAACCTTATACCTATGCATATGGACTTGGGTTGAATCACTTTGTACCAGACAAG CTCTGTAAGCTGAATGTCAAAACTAAAGAAATCTGGATGTGGCAAGAACCAGAATCTTACCCATCTGAACCCATCTTTGTTTCTCATCCAGAAGCCCTGGAAGAGGATGATG GTGTGGTTCTGAGCGTGGTGGTGAGCCCCGGAGCTGGACAAAAGCCTGCATACCTCCTGATTCTAAATGCCAAAGACTTGAGTGAAGTTGCCAGGGCTGAAGTGGAGACTAATATCCCTGTTACCTTCCATGGACTGTTCAAAAGATCATGA
- the Rpe65 gene encoding retinoid isomerohydrolase isoform X3: MEVQKKTHMIGSEGMGPPEQQRWQIEHPAGGYKKLFETVEELSSPLTAHVTGIIPLWLAGSLLRCGPGLFEVGSEPFYHLFDGQALLHKFDFKEGQVTYHRRFIRTDAYVRAMTEKRIVITEFGTCAFPDPCKNIFSRFFSYFRGVEVTDNALVNIYPVGEDYYACTETNFITKINPETLETIKKVDLCNYVSVNGATAHPHIESDGTVYNIGNCFGKNFSVAYNIVKIPPLQANKEDPINKSEIVVQFPCSDRFKPSYVHSFGLTPNYIVFVETPVKINLFKFLSSWSLWGANYMDCFESNESMGVWLHVADKKRRKYFNNKYRTSPFNLFHHINTYEDNGFLIVDLCCWKGFEFVYNYLYLANLRENWEEVKRNAMKAPQPEVRRYVLPLTINKADTGRNLVTLAHTTATAILCSDETIWLEPEVLFSGPRQAFEFPQINYQKYGGKPYTYAYGLGLNHFVPDKVWF, encoded by the exons AATTGAACATCCTGCTGGTGGCTATAAGAAGCTATTTGAAACTGTGGAGGAACTGTCATCACCACTAACAGCTCATGTCACAG GTATAATTCCCCTCTGGCTTGCTGGCAGTCTCCTTCGATGTGGGCCAGGGCTCTTTGAAGTTGGATCCGAGCCCTTCTATCACCTGTTTGATGGACAAGCTCTTTTGCATAAGTTTGACTTTAAGGAGGGCCAAGTCACATACCATAGGAG ATTCATCCGCACTGATGCTTATGTTCGGGCAATGACTGAGAAGAGGATTGTTATAACAGAATTTGGCACCTGTGCTTTCCCAGACCCCTGCAAGAATATATTTTCCAG gtttttttcttACTTTCGAGGAGTGGAGGTTACTGACAATGCCCTTGTAAATATCTACCCAGTGGGAGAAGATTACTATGCCTGTACAGAGACTAACTTTATCACAAAAATTAACCCAGAGACCCTGGAGACAATTAAGAAG GTTGATCTTTGCAACTATGTCTCAGTCAATGGCGCCACTGCTCATCCACATATTGAAAGTGATGGAACTGTTTACAATATTGGCAACTGCTTTGGGAAAAATTTTTCAGTTGCCTACAACATTGTTAAGATTCCTCCACTGCAAGCAA ACAAGGAAGACCCAATAAACAAGTCAGAGATTGTTGTACAGTTCCCCTGCAGTGATCGGTTCAAGCCATCTTATGTACACAG TTTTGGTCTGACTCCAAACTATATTGTTTTTGTGGAGACTCCAGTCAAAATTAATCTTTTCAAGTTTCTTTCTTCGTGGAGTCTTTGGGGAGCGAACTACATGGATTGTTTTGAGTCCAATGAAAGCATGGGG GTTTGGCTTCATGTTGctgacaaaaaaagaagaaaatacttcaATAATAAATACAGGACCTCCCCTTTCAATCTCTTTCATCATATCAATACTTATGAAGACAATGGGTTTCTGATTGTGGATCTCTGTTGCTGGAAAGG GTTTGAATTTGTTTATAATTACTTATATTTAGCCAATTTGCGTGAGAACTGGGAAGAAGTGAAAAGAAATGCCATGAAGGCACCTCAGCCTGAAGTGAGGAGATATGTACTTCCTTTGACAATAAACAAG GCTGACACAGGCAGGAATTTAGTCACACTTGCCCACACAACTGCCACAGCAATTCTGTGCAGTGATGAGACCATCTGGCTGGAACCTGAGGTTCTCTTTTCAGGGCCCCGTCAAG CCTTTGAATTTCCTCAAATCAACTATCAGAAATATGGAGGAAAACCTTATACCTATGCATATGGACTTGGGTTGAATCACTTTGTACCAGACAAG GTGTGGTTCTGA